The candidate division KSB1 bacterium genome includes a region encoding these proteins:
- a CDS encoding metallophosphoesterase family protein, whose product MKIAAVSDMHGNLDPVHEILKKEIPDLLLCAGDWGTSEEIFQNDFDAIVQKVTTITVFGNHDNIELLYQIKNQDGTAILIDNGATKDYDNLVIGGINGIWAKSHKKAWYITDEEVAAAAAKLLEKKVDILITHGCPLGIADLTPIGTRGGQRCFTEAFKLVNPKLYICGHLHHKSSYQTKDGELVVNIGFTKEGDYAVFNFENESFEFESKVI is encoded by the coding sequence ATGAAAATTGCTGCCGTTTCCGATATGCACGGGAATCTCGATCCTGTTCATGAAATTTTAAAAAAAGAGATTCCTGATTTACTTCTTTGTGCCGGCGACTGGGGTACCTCCGAGGAGATTTTCCAAAACGACTTTGACGCTATTGTTCAAAAAGTTACAACCATTACAGTTTTCGGAAACCACGATAATATCGAGCTTCTCTATCAAATTAAAAATCAAGACGGCACAGCCATTTTGATTGACAATGGTGCCACTAAAGATTATGATAATTTAGTCATCGGTGGGATTAATGGCATCTGGGCCAAATCTCATAAAAAGGCCTGGTATATTACCGATGAAGAAGTGGCAGCCGCCGCGGCTAAACTCTTAGAAAAAAAAGTTGATATATTGATTACACACGGCTGCCCACTCGGAATAGCTGACTTGACCCCGATTGGAACTCGTGGCGGACAAAGGTGCTTCACAGAAGCCTTCAAATTGGTTAATCCTAAACTTTACATTTGCGGGCACCTCCATCACAAAAGTTCTTACCAAACCAAAGATGGAGAATTAGTCGTAAATATTGGCTTTACCAAAGAAGGCGATTACGCAGTTTTTAATTTTGAAAACGAATCATTTGAATTTGAAAGCAAAGTGATTTGA
- a CDS encoding DNA primase: protein MSIPDYKIDEVREATDVVDLISGYVTLKKKGQNFFGLCPFHPEKTPSFSVNPDKQIFHCFGCGAGGNVFTFLMRSEGINFPESIKFLAQRAGIQIEYDEKDEARSQENESLYYLNEFAAKFFQESLLSKKGEHAFNYLKDRGLSSEDIEAFGLGYAPPGWQGLITQAKNTSNDLELLHRAGLTLKKEEGGYYDRFRDRIMFPILNLSGRAVAFGGRKLSENDDSPKYINSPETSVYEKGKMLYGLFQNRDEIRKQKKSVFVEGYMDLLSLVANDIKNVVASLGTSLTEEQSRLILRYSKHAVLMYDSDSAGIAAALRGADILLETGLDAFIVSLPKGHDPDSYVLENGTEALLKKIENADNLFDYKVQHSLDKPPENRREEVRSILESIARIKDAIQRSLIITKVSEQLNVSEKALWSDLAPILQQKQKGERRQSEISKRLNDLGKTRKSGRGEKAVADLIRIMIHDWNLAEYVFANLDLTEVKDLDLFPIVNYLKNQQNGGGRPSEKELNRQFNDVELTAFIVQVFNEDWEELNLKRWATDCISVIHKEKIQKQIEIIREEIRLAQDSGQPVNDLLHQCMELEVQKKTLSAEI from the coding sequence TTGAGTATCCCTGATTACAAAATTGACGAAGTACGCGAGGCCACCGACGTTGTTGATCTGATCTCCGGTTACGTGACTCTGAAGAAAAAAGGCCAGAATTTTTTTGGACTCTGTCCTTTCCATCCCGAAAAAACGCCCTCATTCAGTGTCAATCCGGACAAACAGATTTTCCATTGTTTTGGCTGCGGCGCCGGCGGCAATGTGTTTACTTTTCTCATGCGCAGCGAGGGAATCAATTTCCCGGAGTCGATAAAGTTTCTTGCCCAGCGAGCGGGTATTCAAATTGAGTACGACGAAAAAGATGAGGCTCGAAGTCAGGAAAACGAGTCACTTTATTATCTAAATGAATTCGCCGCAAAGTTTTTTCAAGAATCTCTTCTTAGTAAAAAGGGTGAGCATGCTTTCAATTATCTAAAAGACAGAGGTTTGAGTTCGGAAGATATCGAGGCATTTGGTTTGGGATACGCGCCTCCGGGTTGGCAGGGGCTTATTACTCAGGCAAAGAATACATCAAACGACCTCGAATTGCTGCATCGCGCCGGGCTGACTCTAAAGAAAGAGGAGGGGGGCTACTACGACCGGTTTCGCGACCGAATCATGTTCCCAATTTTGAATTTATCCGGAAGAGCGGTGGCATTTGGCGGTCGTAAATTGAGCGAGAATGATGACTCACCGAAATATATTAACTCACCGGAAACTTCAGTCTATGAAAAAGGCAAAATGCTTTACGGCCTATTTCAAAATCGTGATGAAATCCGTAAGCAGAAAAAATCTGTTTTTGTCGAGGGGTACATGGATTTGCTCAGCCTGGTTGCCAATGATATCAAAAATGTAGTGGCATCTCTGGGGACATCTTTAACCGAAGAACAGTCACGGTTAATCCTCCGTTACAGCAAACATGCGGTTCTGATGTATGACAGCGACTCTGCCGGAATTGCCGCTGCTTTGCGCGGTGCGGATATTTTACTTGAAACCGGTCTGGATGCTTTTATTGTAAGTTTGCCCAAAGGACACGATCCCGATAGTTACGTTCTGGAAAACGGTACCGAGGCATTGTTGAAAAAGATTGAAAACGCAGATAATCTCTTTGATTATAAAGTACAGCATTCCTTAGACAAACCACCGGAAAATCGCAGAGAAGAGGTCCGTTCAATATTAGAATCTATTGCGAGAATAAAAGATGCCATTCAGAGAAGTCTAATAATTACCAAAGTCTCCGAACAGTTAAATGTTAGTGAAAAGGCATTGTGGAGTGACTTAGCACCTATTCTGCAACAAAAGCAAAAGGGTGAAAGGCGACAGTCAGAGATTTCCAAACGGTTGAATGACCTCGGTAAAACCCGGAAAAGTGGACGGGGTGAGAAAGCGGTTGCCGACCTCATTAGAATTATGATTCACGATTGGAATTTAGCGGAGTACGTTTTTGCAAATCTCGATTTAACGGAAGTAAAGGATTTGGATTTGTTCCCGATTGTAAACTACCTAAAAAACCAGCAGAATGGTGGAGGACGCCCTTCAGAGAAAGAGTTGAATCGGCAATTCAACGACGTTGAGTTGACGGCTTTTATTGTGCAGGTGTTTAACGAAGACTGGGAAGAGCTAAATTTGAAACGCTGGGCGACAGACTGTATTTCAGTGATTCATAAAGAAAAAATTCAAAAACAGATTGAAATCATTCGGGAAGAGATTCGGTTGGCGCAAGATTCCGGTCAGCCTGTAAATGACCTTTTGCATCAGTGCATGGAGTTGGAGGTGCAAAAGAAAACGCTCTCTGCAGAAATTTGA